In Synergistaceae bacterium, a single genomic region encodes these proteins:
- a CDS encoding HD domain-containing protein → MFYSELINQAIDIAYKAHHGQTDKAGRPYFLHPVIVAQSMNTESEICAALLHDVIEDSNITLSELEKIFPPEITQAVNLLTHKQGVEYEDYIRAIKSNPIAKKVKLADIAHNLDKTRLTTPELLANYEKRKAKYNRALEILNNNS, encoded by the coding sequence ATGTTTTACTCTGAATTAATTAATCAAGCTATAGACATTGCATATAAAGCACATCACGGACAAACTGACAAAGCAGGGCGGCCTTATTTCTTACATCCTGTGATAGTCGCTCAAAGTATGAACACCGAGTCAGAAATTTGCGCGGCACTTCTTCATGACGTTATAGAGGACTCAAATATAACTCTCTCGGAACTTGAAAAAATATTCCCCCCTGAAATCACACAAGCTGTGAATCTTTTGACTCATAAACAGGGAGTCGAATATGAAGACTATATACGCGCAATAAAATCTAATCCCATCGCAAAAAAAGTAAAACTCGCTGATATTGCCCATAATTTAGACAAAACTAGACTTACAACTCCCGAATTACTCGCAAATTATGAGAAAAGAAAAGCAAAATATAATCGAGCTCTTGAAATTCTTAATAATAACTCTTGA
- a CDS encoding S1 RNA-binding domain-containing protein, with product MADNALNIGDIVDCTVEQIMPYGAFVRISKLGRKGMVHISELSYNFVKDINEVLKPQQEVKAKVIRIDDKGRIDLSIKQATEQPQIQARPPRQNHQFMNNNNFANHELRPPRETPRIFHDFRELAGDENNSSLDDVDSFEKKMASFLKTSEAKITDLNTRNSARTGRSKRRPDRREY from the coding sequence ATGGCCGATAATGCTTTAAACATTGGCGACATAGTTGACTGCACCGTTGAGCAAATCATGCCGTACGGAGCTTTTGTCAGGATCTCAAAATTAGGACGCAAAGGAATGGTACATATTTCTGAGCTCTCATATAATTTTGTGAAAGATATTAACGAGGTGTTAAAGCCTCAGCAGGAAGTAAAAGCAAAAGTTATCAGAATTGACGATAAAGGCCGCATAGACTTGTCAATCAAGCAAGCGACAGAACAGCCGCAAATTCAAGCAAGACCGCCGAGACAAAATCATCAATTTATGAATAATAATAATTTCGCAAATCACGAGTTAAGGCCGCCGCGTGAGACTCCGAGAATATTTCATGATTTTAGGGAGTTGGCAGGGGATGAGAATAATTCTTCACTTGATGATGTTGACAGTTTCGAGAAAAAAATGGCATCATTCCTTAAGACCAGCGAGGCAAAAATTACGGACTTAAACACTCGGAATTCAGCACGAACCGGCCGCAGTAAGAGAAGACCTGACAGACGCGAATATTAA
- a CDS encoding glutamine synthetase III, translating into MSEKYKSIREIYGTLIFNRRVMKERLNPDIYDQVIAAIEGRSRLDSQAADIVANALKDWAISNGATHWAHWFQPMSELTAEKHAAFTLGDSEGRPIEIFRGHNLSQGEPDASSFPSAGTRSTFEARGYSAWDISSPAFIVKSEKGGTLCIPSVFLSFDGTPLDLKTPLLRALDAVESRALKLLRMLGQRGVKSVKLTVGAEQEYFLLDRPRAQKRPDIRFCGRTLIGAQPAKDQKLDHHYMGAIPGRVLRYMEDVERDLARLGISLTARHNEVARCQFEFAHLFNEANIACDQNQILMETMRKLARTHELRLLFHEKPFNGMNGSGKHTNISLMDSEGRNLLKPSHNNRRNVIFLAFMAAAVLGLSKFHSLLQASIATYGNLFRLGGHEAPPSIMSVYLGSALTDLINKGDAELPDKGIIDIGLTKLPDIIPFDSDRNRTSPIAFTGDKFEFRAPGSSQSIALPVTMFASIWAWGIEQLTGKIAAKNSDDPIESALIASTEAFKEGNKILFEGDAYSSQWQDEARKRGLIEAEDMPGRIDLLLKPENKEMLSELGVFKAHELENLHSVRLENFCTGLEVEAAVLYDMLFEGVLPALSKQLVLERNSLYAFDGVDFGDDRPWRDYIKGLGTAKNALIADAEILSEYKAHLSDLNARERADFLTQKILPLMDSIRSKCDAAELVTSAEIWPYPIYRNLLSLSA; encoded by the coding sequence ATGAGTGAAAAATATAAATCTATCCGCGAAATCTACGGGACATTAATATTTAACCGCCGGGTCATGAAGGAACGCCTAAACCCTGACATTTATGATCAAGTCATAGCAGCAATAGAAGGCCGAAGCAGACTCGACAGTCAGGCAGCTGACATCGTAGCAAACGCATTAAAGGACTGGGCAATCTCAAACGGGGCTACACACTGGGCGCACTGGTTCCAACCTATGAGCGAACTTACAGCAGAAAAGCATGCAGCTTTTACACTCGGAGATTCTGAAGGCCGGCCTATAGAAATTTTCAGAGGTCATAATCTTTCACAGGGCGAACCTGACGCGTCGAGCTTCCCAAGTGCCGGGACTCGTTCTACATTTGAGGCACGTGGATATTCTGCGTGGGATATTTCAAGCCCTGCATTTATCGTGAAAAGCGAAAAGGGCGGCACACTCTGCATTCCGTCTGTATTTCTCTCGTTTGATGGGACTCCTTTGGATTTAAAGACTCCATTATTGAGGGCATTAGACGCAGTTGAGTCAAGAGCCTTAAAACTTTTAAGAATGTTAGGCCAGCGCGGAGTCAAATCCGTTAAATTAACAGTCGGAGCTGAACAGGAATATTTCTTACTTGATAGGCCGCGAGCTCAGAAACGACCTGACATAAGATTTTGCGGGAGGACTCTAATCGGTGCACAGCCTGCCAAAGATCAGAAATTAGATCATCACTATATGGGAGCGATTCCCGGGCGCGTCCTGCGTTACATGGAAGACGTAGAACGTGATTTAGCGAGACTCGGAATCTCTCTTACTGCAAGACATAACGAGGTCGCGAGGTGTCAATTTGAATTCGCACATTTATTTAATGAAGCAAATATAGCATGTGATCAGAATCAAATTTTGATGGAGACTATGAGAAAATTAGCCCGCACTCATGAGTTAAGATTATTATTTCACGAGAAACCTTTTAACGGCATGAACGGATCAGGAAAGCACACGAATATATCATTAATGGACAGTGAGGGCAGAAACCTTTTAAAGCCTTCTCATAATAATAGACGTAATGTAATATTTCTTGCTTTCATGGCTGCTGCTGTGCTGGGACTTAGCAAATTTCACAGCTTATTACAGGCAAGTATCGCGACTTATGGAAATTTATTCAGGCTCGGAGGTCATGAGGCTCCACCTTCAATTATGAGCGTTTATTTAGGCTCGGCACTGACTGATTTAATAAATAAGGGCGATGCTGAATTACCTGATAAGGGCATAATTGATATAGGACTCACAAAATTGCCTGATATTATACCGTTCGACAGTGATAGAAATCGCACGAGTCCTATAGCTTTCACCGGTGATAAATTTGAGTTCAGGGCTCCGGGTTCGAGTCAAAGTATTGCGCTCCCTGTTACAATGTTCGCAAGCATATGGGCATGGGGTATCGAGCAATTAACGGGGAAGATCGCCGCGAAAAATTCAGATGATCCCATCGAGTCAGCATTAATAGCAAGCACTGAGGCATTCAAAGAGGGCAATAAAATTTTATTTGAGGGTGATGCTTATAGTTCGCAGTGGCAGGACGAGGCAAGAAAGCGCGGATTAATTGAGGCTGAAGACATGCCCGGACGTATAGATTTATTGCTTAAGCCTGAAAATAAAGAGATGTTATCAGAACTGGGAGTATTTAAGGCTCACGAACTTGAGAATCTGCACAGCGTTAGACTTGAAAATTTCTGCACCGGTCTTGAAGTTGAAGCAGCCGTGTTATATGACATGTTATTTGAAGGAGTTTTACCGGCTTTATCAAAACAATTAGTGCTTGAGAGAAATTCTCTTTATGCATTTGACGGTGTAGACTTCGGCGATGACAGGCCGTGGCGCGATTACATTAAGGGACTGGGAACTGCAAAGAATGCTTTAATAGCCGACGCTGAAATTTTGAGCGAGTACAAAGCCCATTTATCGGACTTGAACGCAAGAGAACGCGCGGATTTCTTGACACAAAAGATTTTGCCTTTGATGGATTCAATCAGGAGTAAATGCGACGCTGCCGAACTCGTTACAAGTGCAGAAATTTGGCCATATCCGATTTATAGAAATTTGCTTAGTTTGTCGGCATAA
- a CDS encoding DUF501 domain-containing protein translates to MNHKIFKGGLLSPIFVREVKAIESNFSDKKRKFDSSIIMGAAKKCRYNHVQVITCSPIAKNLRPFPTSFWLTCPYLIKLAGKIESNGGVLQLEKFLRDNNLFHDWNNYNLLHQLIRVNLLDRNLRDFMRKYKSSLYKSLMRGGVGGTKYLFSSINIKCLHLQTASFLALNYHPGGEWLKSQGLNTNCKGSCKSCFTLN, encoded by the coding sequence GTGAATCATAAAATTTTTAAGGGGGGACTCCTGTCTCCCATTTTTGTGCGTGAAGTTAAAGCTATCGAGTCAAATTTTTCGGACAAAAAAAGAAAGTTTGACTCGTCTATTATCATGGGAGCTGCTAAGAAATGCAGATATAATCATGTTCAAGTTATAACATGTTCGCCGATTGCTAAAAATTTAAGGCCTTTTCCTACAAGTTTTTGGCTGACTTGTCCATATTTAATAAAGCTCGCCGGCAAAATTGAATCTAATGGCGGAGTCTTACAACTTGAGAAATTTTTACGAGACAATAATTTATTTCATGACTGGAATAATTATAATTTACTGCATCAATTAATACGCGTGAATTTGCTTGATAGGAATTTGCGGGATTTCATGCGAAAATATAAATCTTCACTCTATAAATCACTAATGCGGGGCGGAGTCGGAGGCACAAAATATCTTTTCAGCTCGATTAATATTAAGTGCCTTCACCTGCAAACGGCCTCGTTTCTTGCGTTAAATTATCACCCGGGCGGCGAGTGGCTCAAGAGTCAAGGACTTAACACAAATTGTAAAGGGAGCTGCAAATCATGTTTTACTCTGAATTAA